A stretch of the Aphis gossypii isolate Hap1 chromosome 2, ASM2018417v2, whole genome shotgun sequence genome encodes the following:
- the LOC114130701 gene encoding uncharacterized protein LOC114130701 isoform X2 yields MSEEEDKSILNNVDNAVANPPSNEGDSGSQSDSLLVNGNENIPPCQLDIGLGTHTDSRRHDNTLNVNDSGEATACSIKREDNLLSFRHFLCNNGHNQTSKPKVEVVPSVSQPVRPVTETSTLPDFVQDHMNTDQPYDSGDLDSRSNSIDLTRGINRPSMFGNRSNRTPQQCVVMPLDLPFSNTTTQPRATTPTTTNSLPDFLSDGPIGVPVVHPVTRNEQPTDRNRISITINPQRGATPINQNYTRHNEVVDARVARLEATEQDLRTTILNLNNMLQQTLIRAQRAEDQVRSLRTLLRAREQGLNPGNLSTIPSTISVAEQIRHGTRNAEIMLNLLRDNYQDLNNVAARLEQQDTIQTSNTQLSVDPSDTTDNNVT; encoded by the exons atgtccGAAGAAGAAGACaagagtatattaaataatgtcgaCAATGCTGTGGCTAATCCACCCAGTAATGAAGGTGATAGTGGCAGTCAATCAGATAGTTTATTAGTAAACGGTAATGAGAACATTCCTCCATGTCAATTAGACATCGGTCTAGGTACTCATACGGATAGCAGACGTCATGACAATACTTTGAATGTAAATG acTCTGGAGAAGCTACTGCTTGCAGTATCAAGCGTGAAGATAATCTTTTATcatttagacattttttatgcAACAATGGACACAATCAAACATCAAAACCTAAAGTTGAAGTAGTGCCTAGTGTGTCACAACCAGTGAGGCCAGTAACAGAGACATCTACCTTACCAGATTTTGTTCAGGATCATATGAATACTGATCAACCTTATGACAGTGGTGATTTAGATTCACGGTCAAATAGTATTGATTTGACACGTGGCATAAATCGACCATCTATGTTTGGCAACCGAAGTAACCGTACACCTCAGCAATGTGTGGTTATGCCATTAGATCTTCCATTCTCCAATACAACAACACAGCCTCGTGCTACCACACCAACAACAACCAATAGTTTGCCAGATTTTTTATCCGATGGCCCGATTGGCGTTCCGGTTGTTCATCCAGTCACCAGGAATGAACAGCCAACTGATCGAAACCGTATAAGCATTACTATAAACCCACAACGTGGTGCTACACCAATAAACCAGAATTATACCAG acACAATGAAGTTGTTGATGCTAGGGTGGCTAGGCTAGAAGCAACAGAACAAGACTTAAGAACaactatattgaatttaaataacatgttACAGCAAACACTG attAGGGCTCAAAGAGCTGAAGATCAAGTGAGATCATTGAGAACCTTGTTAAGGGCTAGAGAACAAGGCCTTAATCCTGGTAATTTATCAACAATTCCATCGACTATATCAGTTGCTGAACAAATACGTCATGGTACACGGAATGCCGAGATAATGCTTAA CTTGTTGAGGGATAACTATCAAGACTTGAACAATGTGGCAGCACGTCTCGAGCAACAGGATACCATTCAAACTTCCAATACCCAATTATCAGTTGACCCAAGTGATACAACTGATAACAATGTTACATAA
- the LOC114130701 gene encoding uncharacterized protein LOC114130701 isoform X1, translating into MSEEEDKSILNNVDNAVANPPSNEGDSGSQSDSLLVNGNENIPPCQLDIGLGTHTDSRRHDNTLNVNDSGEATACSIKREDNLLSFRHFLCNNGHNQTSKPKVEVVPSVSQPVRPVTETSTLPDFVQDHMNTDQPYDSGDLDSRSNSIDLTRGINRPSMFGNRSNRTPQQCVVMPLDLPFSNTTTQPRATTPTTTNSLPDFLSDGPIGVPVVHPVTRNEQPTDRNRISITINPQRGATPINQNYTRFQRHNEVVDARVARLEATEQDLRTTILNLNNMLQQTLIRAQRAEDQVRSLRTLLRAREQGLNPGNLSTIPSTISVAEQIRHGTRNAEIMLNLLRDNYQDLNNVAARLEQQDTIQTSNTQLSVDPSDTTDNNVT; encoded by the exons atgtccGAAGAAGAAGACaagagtatattaaataatgtcgaCAATGCTGTGGCTAATCCACCCAGTAATGAAGGTGATAGTGGCAGTCAATCAGATAGTTTATTAGTAAACGGTAATGAGAACATTCCTCCATGTCAATTAGACATCGGTCTAGGTACTCATACGGATAGCAGACGTCATGACAATACTTTGAATGTAAATG acTCTGGAGAAGCTACTGCTTGCAGTATCAAGCGTGAAGATAATCTTTTATcatttagacattttttatgcAACAATGGACACAATCAAACATCAAAACCTAAAGTTGAAGTAGTGCCTAGTGTGTCACAACCAGTGAGGCCAGTAACAGAGACATCTACCTTACCAGATTTTGTTCAGGATCATATGAATACTGATCAACCTTATGACAGTGGTGATTTAGATTCACGGTCAAATAGTATTGATTTGACACGTGGCATAAATCGACCATCTATGTTTGGCAACCGAAGTAACCGTACACCTCAGCAATGTGTGGTTATGCCATTAGATCTTCCATTCTCCAATACAACAACACAGCCTCGTGCTACCACACCAACAACAACCAATAGTTTGCCAGATTTTTTATCCGATGGCCCGATTGGCGTTCCGGTTGTTCATCCAGTCACCAGGAATGAACAGCCAACTGATCGAAACCGTATAAGCATTACTATAAACCCACAACGTGGTGCTACACCAATAAACCAGAATTATACCAGGTTtcaaag acACAATGAAGTTGTTGATGCTAGGGTGGCTAGGCTAGAAGCAACAGAACAAGACTTAAGAACaactatattgaatttaaataacatgttACAGCAAACACTG attAGGGCTCAAAGAGCTGAAGATCAAGTGAGATCATTGAGAACCTTGTTAAGGGCTAGAGAACAAGGCCTTAATCCTGGTAATTTATCAACAATTCCATCGACTATATCAGTTGCTGAACAAATACGTCATGGTACACGGAATGCCGAGATAATGCTTAA CTTGTTGAGGGATAACTATCAAGACTTGAACAATGTGGCAGCACGTCTCGAGCAACAGGATACCATTCAAACTTCCAATACCCAATTATCAGTTGACCCAAGTGATACAACTGATAACAATGTTACATAA
- the LOC114130714 gene encoding alanine--glyoxylate aminotransferase 2, mitochondrial isoform X2 — MQLNNVFPQVQMYEDPLLLHEGKMQWLFDYKGKRYLDMFGGIATVSVGHCHPKIIEAIAEQSGILGHVSGAYEHPKMYEYVESLVSKMPGDLKTVYLVNSGSEANELAMLLARLHTGNQDVLSIQNCYHGVSGNLHGLTALASAKFNNTPAGISIHHAMCPDVFKGIWGGRKCRDSPVQTQRSCECDRNHCRAADNYYEQLENIFSYSIPRGKVAGFFAESIQGVGGVVQFPRGYLKRVYELIRSNGGLCVADEVQTGFGRTGEHFWNFQSHGITPDIVTMAKGIGNGFPMAAVVTTSSIARSLNSAFHFNTFGGNPVSCAVGVSVLKVIEEECLQQNCLEVGTYFLEKLCGMRREWKIIGDVRGKGLMIGVELIDGDQDDIDNIGVINPLNCRAVSRIKNDCLKMGLLFGVGGIRSNVLRFMPPMCVTKADVDFTIAVLRRAMQNYYEAKYRNNL; from the exons ATGCAATTGAATAATGTGTTTCCTCAAGTACAAATGTATGAAGATCCTTTACTTTTGCATGAAGGTAAAATGCAATGGCTGTTCGATTACAAAGGCAAGCGGTACTTGGACATGTTTGGAGGCATAGCGACCGTTAGCGTAGGTCACTGCCATCC aaaaattattgaagcGATCGCAGAGCAATCAGGTATATTGGGTCACGTGTCCGGAGCGTACGAGCATCCAAAAATGTATGAGTACGTGGAATCGCTAGTGTCAAAAATGCCAGGAGATCTAAAA ACTGTGTACTTAGTAAACAGCGGCTCTGAAGCCAACGAATTGGCGATGTTGCTGGCTCGATTGCACACCGGAAATCAGGACGTGCTATCCATCCAGAACTGTTACCATGGTGTGTCTGGAAATTTACATGGGCTGACGGCACTGGCGTCAGCCAAGTTTAATAATACGCCGGCTGGCATTTCCATTCACCATGCGATGTGCCCGGACGTTTTCAAAGGCATCTGGGGCGGGAGAAAATGCAGGGACTCTCCTGTGCAGACGCAACGGTCTTGCGAATGCGACCGGAATCATTGTCGTGCAGCCGACAATTATTACGAACAGCTGGAGAACATTTTTTCATACTCGATACCCCGTGGCAAAGTGGCCGGATTTTTTGCCGAGTCCATCCAG ggCGTTGGCGGAGTCGTTCAATTTCCAAGAGGTTATTTAAAAAGAGTCTACGAACTAATCAGGAGTAACGGAGGTTTATGCGTGGCCGACGAAGTACAGACGGGCTTCGGCAGGACTGGCGAACACTTTTGGAACTTCCAATCACATGGCATCACTCCAGACATTGTGACAATGGCCAAGGGCATCGGGAATGGTTTTCCGATGGCCGCTGTCGTCACTACGTCTTCAATAGCGCGATCGTTGAATTCGGCTTTTCATTTCAACACTTTCGGTGGAAATCCTGTTTCCTGTGCCGTGGGTGTGTCAGTGTTAAAA GTAATCGAAGAAGAATGCTTGCAGCAAAACTGTTTGGAAGTGGGCACATATTTTCTCGAGAAGTTGTGCGGCATGAGACGTGAATGGAAAATAATTGGTGACGTACGAGGCAAAGGACTGATGATCGGGGTAGAGTTAATAGACGGCGATCAAGACGATATAGACAATATAGGCGTAATTAATCCTCTAAACTGTCGAGCTGTTTCTCGTATTAAAAACGATTGCTTAAAAATGGGACTTTTGTTTGGTGTCGGAGGAATTAGATCAAac GTACTGCGGTTTATGCCTCCCATGTGTGTAACGAAAGCTGACGTTGACTTCACGATTGCAGTTTTGAGACGAGCTATGCAAAATTATTACGAAGCTAAATATCgtaataatctttaa
- the LOC114130714 gene encoding alanine--glyoxylate aminotransferase 2, mitochondrial isoform X1 produces the protein MKNIRSKFKGISKHYTTSSLFPELPPIDFKPLPYKGISYEKAQYMQLNNVFPQVQMYEDPLLLHEGKMQWLFDYKGKRYLDMFGGIATVSVGHCHPKIIEAIAEQSGILGHVSGAYEHPKMYEYVESLVSKMPGDLKTVYLVNSGSEANELAMLLARLHTGNQDVLSIQNCYHGVSGNLHGLTALASAKFNNTPAGISIHHAMCPDVFKGIWGGRKCRDSPVQTQRSCECDRNHCRAADNYYEQLENIFSYSIPRGKVAGFFAESIQGVGGVVQFPRGYLKRVYELIRSNGGLCVADEVQTGFGRTGEHFWNFQSHGITPDIVTMAKGIGNGFPMAAVVTTSSIARSLNSAFHFNTFGGNPVSCAVGVSVLKVIEEECLQQNCLEVGTYFLEKLCGMRREWKIIGDVRGKGLMIGVELIDGDQDDIDNIGVINPLNCRAVSRIKNDCLKMGLLFGVGGIRSNVLRFMPPMCVTKADVDFTIAVLRRAMQNYYEAKYRNNL, from the exons ATGAAAAACATCCGTAGtaaatttaaag gTATTAGTAAACATTATACGACATCGAGTCTATTTCCTGAATTACCTCCAATTGATTTCAAACCTTTACCATACAAA ggCATTTCTTACGAAAAAGCACAGTATATGCAATTGAATAATGTGTTTCCTCAAGTACAAATGTATGAAGATCCTTTACTTTTGCATGAAGGTAAAATGCAATGGCTGTTCGATTACAAAGGCAAGCGGTACTTGGACATGTTTGGAGGCATAGCGACCGTTAGCGTAGGTCACTGCCATCC aaaaattattgaagcGATCGCAGAGCAATCAGGTATATTGGGTCACGTGTCCGGAGCGTACGAGCATCCAAAAATGTATGAGTACGTGGAATCGCTAGTGTCAAAAATGCCAGGAGATCTAAAA ACTGTGTACTTAGTAAACAGCGGCTCTGAAGCCAACGAATTGGCGATGTTGCTGGCTCGATTGCACACCGGAAATCAGGACGTGCTATCCATCCAGAACTGTTACCATGGTGTGTCTGGAAATTTACATGGGCTGACGGCACTGGCGTCAGCCAAGTTTAATAATACGCCGGCTGGCATTTCCATTCACCATGCGATGTGCCCGGACGTTTTCAAAGGCATCTGGGGCGGGAGAAAATGCAGGGACTCTCCTGTGCAGACGCAACGGTCTTGCGAATGCGACCGGAATCATTGTCGTGCAGCCGACAATTATTACGAACAGCTGGAGAACATTTTTTCATACTCGATACCCCGTGGCAAAGTGGCCGGATTTTTTGCCGAGTCCATCCAG ggCGTTGGCGGAGTCGTTCAATTTCCAAGAGGTTATTTAAAAAGAGTCTACGAACTAATCAGGAGTAACGGAGGTTTATGCGTGGCCGACGAAGTACAGACGGGCTTCGGCAGGACTGGCGAACACTTTTGGAACTTCCAATCACATGGCATCACTCCAGACATTGTGACAATGGCCAAGGGCATCGGGAATGGTTTTCCGATGGCCGCTGTCGTCACTACGTCTTCAATAGCGCGATCGTTGAATTCGGCTTTTCATTTCAACACTTTCGGTGGAAATCCTGTTTCCTGTGCCGTGGGTGTGTCAGTGTTAAAA GTAATCGAAGAAGAATGCTTGCAGCAAAACTGTTTGGAAGTGGGCACATATTTTCTCGAGAAGTTGTGCGGCATGAGACGTGAATGGAAAATAATTGGTGACGTACGAGGCAAAGGACTGATGATCGGGGTAGAGTTAATAGACGGCGATCAAGACGATATAGACAATATAGGCGTAATTAATCCTCTAAACTGTCGAGCTGTTTCTCGTATTAAAAACGATTGCTTAAAAATGGGACTTTTGTTTGGTGTCGGAGGAATTAGATCAAac GTACTGCGGTTTATGCCTCCCATGTGTGTAACGAAAGCTGACGTTGACTTCACGATTGCAGTTTTGAGACGAGCTATGCAAAATTATTACGAAGCTAAATATCgtaataatctttaa
- the LOC114130687 gene encoding programmed cell death protein 5, which translates to MEDSELESLRSKRMAQIQSELGGSQGDNAEKQKQAEQQRQAVEDMKHSILTQVLNQAARARLNTLMIGKPEKGRMVENMLLRMAQSGQIVNKLGEDELIGLLEQVNSQMQSQERKTTVKFDRRRAALDDSDSDY; encoded by the exons ATGGAAGATTCAGAACTGGAAAGCCTGCGGTCAAAAAGAATGGCCCAAATACAATCAGAACTCGGTGGA tCGCAAGGTGATAATGCCGAGAAGCAAAAGCAAGCAGAACAACAACGTCAGGCGGTTGAAGATATGAAACACTCAATACTTACACAAGTATTAAACCAAGCTGCTCGAGCAAGAT TGAACACATTGATGATTGGTAAACCGGAAAAAGGCCGTATGGTAGAAAACATGTTACTCAGAATGGCACAGTCTGGacagattgtaaataaattgggAGAAGATGAACTGATCGGTTTGTTAGAACAAGTCAACAGTCAAATGCAGTCACAAGAACGCAAAACTACTGTCAAA tTTGATCGAAGGAGAGCTGCTCTTGATGATTCTGATTCtgattactaa